One stretch of Lacimicrobium alkaliphilum DNA includes these proteins:
- the xthA gene encoding exodeoxyribonuclease III, producing MKFISFNINGLRARLHQLQALIDKHQPDVIGLQETKVHDDMFPLADVQAMGYEVHYHGQKGHYGVALLSKQAPESVQIGFPDDGPDAQRRMIMATYAMENGQSVRVLNGYFPQGENQEHPTKFPAKRKFYADLMHYLNSHHNPDENLIVMGDVNISHQDQDIGIGEANRLRWLKTGKCSFLPEERVWLNTLLDWGFKDSFRSLNPDSEDQFSWFDYRSRGFDDNRGLRIDLILATDTLHQRLTDAGIDYELRGIEKPSDHAPIWAEYK from the coding sequence ATGAAGTTTATTTCCTTTAATATCAACGGGCTACGTGCCAGGCTGCATCAGCTTCAGGCATTGATCGACAAACATCAACCCGATGTGATCGGCTTGCAGGAAACCAAAGTCCATGACGACATGTTCCCTCTTGCCGATGTGCAGGCAATGGGCTATGAAGTTCACTACCATGGTCAGAAGGGCCATTATGGTGTAGCCCTGCTGTCGAAACAAGCTCCTGAGTCAGTGCAGATAGGTTTCCCTGATGATGGTCCTGATGCACAACGGCGCATGATTATGGCCACGTATGCAATGGAAAACGGACAGTCTGTCAGAGTGTTAAACGGTTATTTTCCGCAGGGAGAAAATCAGGAGCATCCAACAAAATTTCCCGCCAAGCGTAAGTTTTATGCCGACCTGATGCACTACCTCAACAGCCATCACAACCCAGACGAAAATCTGATCGTCATGGGAGATGTGAATATTTCCCACCAGGACCAGGATATCGGTATTGGAGAAGCGAACCGTCTGCGCTGGTTAAAGACTGGCAAATGCAGTTTTTTACCCGAGGAAAGAGTCTGGCTGAACACCCTGCTGGATTGGGGGTTTAAGGACAGTTTCCGCAGTCTGAACCCCGACTCAGAAGATCAATTCAGTTGGTTTGATTACCGCTCCCGCGGCTTCGATGATAATCGGGGCCTGCGTATCGATTTGATCCTGGCTACGGATACCTTGCACCAACGCCTCACGGATGCCGGCATCGATTACGAGCTAAGAGGTATTGAGAAACCCTCTGATCACGCCCCTATCTGGGCCGAGTACAAATAA
- a CDS encoding energy-coupling factor ABC transporter permease, whose product MFESITLLQTLAWLVYLAILAFLLRSVPGQTLKQDKKVQHLLFGSAASLFVLWLFRAGIYTGLNVHFLWLTALTLVLGYRGALLSASLALLGITIIGKESWNMFGINGLLGLCLPVSLSYLIYSLSFHKLPRHFFIYIFLCAFLPGALMIALKMLAIGGYYWLDGIHDWTVIKDNYLILIPLLLFPEAMLNGMTMTLLVMYKPAWVYTFYDKFYLNDKP is encoded by the coding sequence TTGTTTGAAAGTATCACCCTGCTGCAGACTCTGGCTTGGTTAGTATATCTGGCAATATTGGCTTTTTTATTGCGTTCCGTGCCAGGCCAGACATTGAAGCAGGACAAAAAAGTCCAGCACCTGTTGTTTGGATCCGCTGCCAGTCTGTTTGTTCTGTGGCTATTCAGGGCCGGCATTTATACCGGACTGAACGTGCATTTCCTGTGGCTGACTGCTCTGACTCTGGTTCTGGGCTACCGTGGGGCCCTGCTCAGTGCTTCACTGGCGTTGCTGGGTATTACTATTATCGGTAAAGAAAGCTGGAATATGTTCGGCATCAACGGTCTGCTCGGTCTGTGTCTGCCAGTAAGCCTGAGCTACCTGATATATAGTCTGTCATTTCATAAACTCCCCCGGCATTTCTTTATTTATATATTCCTCTGTGCCTTTCTTCCCGGTGCACTGATGATCGCGTTAAAGATGCTAGCTATCGGCGGTTATTACTGGCTGGACGGGATCCATGACTGGACGGTAATTAAGGATAATTATCTGATCCTTATTCCCTTATTATTGTTCCCCGAGGCCATGTTAAATGGCATGACCATGACGTTGCTGGTGATGTATAAACCTGCGTGGGTATACACCTTCTATGACAAATTCTACCTGAACGACAAACCCTGA
- a CDS encoding sensor domain-containing diguanylate cyclase, whose product MLLRLQMLVRRLLPVMILLALVQWLVQSNASLLFRWSEQFSYVPLVAILFAMLVALKFGRSRMVLACLLLGYLCSKGLWPDVFAQWLLTWLDVTALMAVLCLLLWDKDRGFALFNLLLTLVWISLTVVATTLLFEYFPLDWQHWLKPLHELLPPTVAGKVSPLQWCFYLILALSGLLRLLLNTSHSHCMLFASMLILPVLDYQNQFIVTQVTVFTLALVFLSAVIVDSHNMAFRDELTGIPSRRALMQYTQTLGSRYVIVMADIDHFKSFNDTYGHDVGDQVLKLVASKLQQVSGGGKAFRYGGEEFTLVFPRKSVQQVLPHLESLRSLIAGYQMMIRAHDRPVKKSAKKTNPYRRSASQKQVSVTCSFGVAARSRSHNQFTAVLKLADQALYDAKKAGRNCIKSR is encoded by the coding sequence ATGCTGTTAAGACTCCAGATGTTAGTCAGAAGGTTGCTGCCGGTGATGATACTGCTGGCTCTGGTTCAGTGGCTTGTACAGAGCAACGCTTCACTGTTATTCCGTTGGTCTGAACAATTCAGCTATGTGCCATTAGTGGCAATCCTCTTTGCCATGCTGGTTGCGCTTAAGTTTGGTCGCAGCCGCATGGTGCTCGCATGCCTGCTATTGGGCTATTTATGCAGCAAAGGCCTGTGGCCGGACGTATTCGCGCAATGGCTGCTGACCTGGCTTGATGTCACTGCATTAATGGCAGTGTTGTGTTTATTGCTATGGGACAAGGATCGCGGCTTCGCCTTGTTCAATCTGCTGCTTACCCTGGTCTGGATATCACTGACTGTTGTTGCGACGACACTGCTGTTCGAGTACTTCCCGCTGGATTGGCAGCATTGGCTGAAACCTCTACATGAACTGCTGCCACCTACTGTCGCCGGGAAAGTTTCCCCTTTGCAATGGTGTTTTTACCTGATATTGGCACTGAGCGGATTGCTCCGGTTACTGCTCAATACCAGTCACAGCCACTGCATGCTGTTTGCGAGTATGCTTATATTGCCGGTGCTGGACTATCAGAACCAGTTTATCGTGACACAAGTTACAGTTTTTACTCTGGCACTGGTGTTCTTAAGCGCCGTAATCGTCGATAGCCATAATATGGCTTTTCGGGATGAACTGACGGGCATTCCCTCTCGCCGCGCCCTGATGCAATACACCCAAACCCTGGGCAGCCGTTATGTGATAGTGATGGCAGATATCGATCATTTTAAGTCGTTTAACGATACCTATGGCCATGATGTGGGCGATCAGGTACTCAAGCTGGTCGCCAGCAAACTGCAACAGGTCAGCGGCGGCGGCAAAGCCTTTCGTTATGGTGGTGAGGAGTTTACTCTGGTGTTCCCAAGAAAGTCTGTGCAACAGGTTCTGCCCCACCTCGAATCCCTGCGCAGCCTCATTGCTGGCTATCAGATGATGATCCGGGCACACGACAGGCCGGTAAAAAAATCAGCAAAGAAAACCAATCCTTATCGCCGCTCTGCAAGCCAAAAGCAGGTGAGTGTTACCTGCAGTTTTGGTGTTGCCGCCAGAAGCCGGTCCCATAATCAGTTTACAGCGGTACTCAAGCTGGCGGATCAGGCCCTGTATGATGCAAAAAAAGCCGGCAGAAACTGCATAAAAAGCCGCTAG
- a CDS encoding glutaminase codes for MDWTVKQRFDIEPFLKQLVSEARALPVSGKVADYIPALARVNPEQVGLALATVDGKLYCAGNATVGFSIQSLSKIFGLVMAMNRAGDSLWQRVHMEPSGLPFNSIVQLDYEHGIPRNPFINAGAILIADVLVSHYSASRQALISFIRQLAGCEQIFADDDVFQSERQHGSRNAAMAYLMKSFGNIEADVEKVLAHYFYQCSVNMSCKQLASSLTFLANRGVQPLTEKVVCSRRDAHRVNAILSTSGMYDQSGEFAFTVGLPAKSGVGGGIVAIVPGYGVICAWSPRLNNFGNSCLGMHMITGIAEQLGLSVY; via the coding sequence ATGGATTGGACCGTAAAACAACGCTTTGATATTGAGCCTTTTTTAAAGCAGTTAGTGAGCGAAGCGAGAGCGCTGCCGGTGAGTGGTAAGGTCGCTGACTATATACCGGCACTGGCCCGGGTTAACCCTGAGCAGGTGGGGCTGGCTTTGGCCACAGTAGACGGGAAACTGTACTGTGCAGGTAATGCAACAGTGGGTTTTTCGATTCAGAGCCTGTCAAAAATTTTTGGTCTGGTGATGGCCATGAACAGAGCCGGGGACAGCCTGTGGCAACGGGTGCATATGGAACCCTCGGGCTTGCCCTTTAACTCCATCGTGCAACTTGATTATGAGCATGGCATTCCCCGCAATCCCTTTATCAATGCCGGTGCGATTCTTATTGCCGATGTGCTGGTCAGCCATTATTCGGCCAGCCGTCAGGCCCTGATCAGTTTTATTCGCCAGTTAGCCGGTTGCGAGCAGATTTTTGCGGATGACGATGTTTTCCAGTCAGAAAGGCAACACGGCAGTCGTAATGCCGCAATGGCCTATCTGATGAAAAGTTTCGGCAATATCGAAGCCGATGTAGAAAAGGTGCTGGCGCACTATTTCTATCAGTGTTCGGTGAATATGAGTTGTAAACAACTGGCGAGCAGTCTGACATTTCTGGCTAATCGAGGGGTGCAGCCACTGACTGAAAAAGTGGTTTGTTCGCGTCGTGATGCTCACCGGGTTAACGCGATTCTTTCTACCAGTGGTATGTATGACCAATCCGGTGAGTTTGCCTTTACGGTGGGGTTACCGGCAAAAAGTGGTGTGGGAGGCGGTATTGTTGCCATTGTACCCGGGTATGGGGTGATCTGTGCCTGGAGTCCAAGACTGAATAACTTTGGTAACTCCTGCTTAGGTATGCATATGATTACCGGCATAGCAGAACAACTGGGACTGTCTGTATACTGA
- a CDS encoding CNNM domain-containing protein: protein MLLLLLYVFIALGFSFVCSVAEAVILSLSNAYISVQEEQGKPSGKLLRQQTSDINRPLSAILTLNTFAHTFGAAGAGAQAAVVFGNAYLGLASAVLTLLILVLSEIIPKTLGATYWRNLAPATAYFLKYLIIILYPFVKMSDWLTRHFTDDNPLKGLNRAELLAMAELSKDEGQLAMREAHIMQNLLNLHQLTIRDAMTHRTVVFSVPETMTVETFFHKHDDVAFSRIPVYENEPEQVSGFVMKTDLLLAQARGNGKRVLKEYRKEMVTMLSSMPLVRTFDYFLDNRAHILLVVDEYGGLEGILTLEDLLEAMLGMEIVDEKDKNISMKKLAHLMSRRRESEMMIHKDD from the coding sequence ATGTTATTGCTATTGCTCTATGTATTTATTGCACTGGGCTTTTCGTTTGTCTGTTCTGTGGCCGAGGCGGTTATCCTGAGCCTTTCCAATGCCTATATTTCAGTGCAGGAAGAGCAGGGCAAACCCAGTGGTAAACTATTGCGGCAACAAACCAGCGATATCAACCGGCCCTTATCGGCTATTTTAACCCTGAATACCTTTGCCCATACCTTCGGAGCTGCCGGAGCCGGGGCACAGGCAGCCGTGGTGTTTGGCAATGCTTATCTGGGCCTGGCCTCTGCTGTTCTGACTCTGTTGATTCTGGTGTTATCCGAGATTATCCCGAAAACTCTTGGGGCGACCTACTGGCGAAACCTGGCACCGGCTACTGCATACTTTCTTAAGTATCTGATCATCATCCTCTATCCTTTTGTGAAAATGTCAGACTGGCTGACACGGCATTTTACCGATGATAATCCATTGAAAGGGCTGAACCGGGCAGAGTTGCTGGCCATGGCGGAGTTGTCAAAAGATGAGGGGCAACTGGCCATGCGCGAAGCGCATATTATGCAGAACCTTCTGAACCTGCACCAACTGACCATCAGGGATGCAATGACCCACCGAACGGTGGTGTTTTCAGTGCCGGAGACCATGACAGTAGAAACCTTCTTTCATAAGCATGATGATGTCGCATTTTCGCGAATTCCGGTGTATGAGAATGAACCGGAACAGGTTTCAGGTTTTGTGATGAAAACGGATCTATTGCTGGCGCAGGCAAGGGGCAACGGCAAGAGGGTGCTAAAGGAATACCGCAAGGAAATGGTTACCATGCTCAGCAGTATGCCACTGGTGCGCACCTTTGATTATTTTCTGGATAACCGCGCCCATATCCTGCTGGTTGTGGATGAGTATGGTGGCCTGGAAGGGATCCTGACCCTTGAAGATCTGTTGGAGGCCATGCTGGGCATGGAGATTGTCGATGAGAAAGACAAAAATATCAGCATGAAGAAACTGGCACACCTGATGAGCCGCCGACGGGAGTCTGAAATGATGATCCATAAGGATGATTGA